From Pleurodeles waltl isolate 20211129_DDA chromosome 1_1, aPleWal1.hap1.20221129, whole genome shotgun sequence, a single genomic window includes:
- the ARRDC3 gene encoding arrestin domain-containing protein 3 isoform X2: MVVPKAAIYQTQTFYAKGKMKEVKQLVANLRGESLSSGKTETWSGKQLKIPPVSPSILDCNIIRVEYSLMVYVDIPGAMDLFLNLPLVIGTIPLHPFGSRTSSVSSQCSANMNWLGLALPERPEAPPSYAEVVTEEQRQCLSPASACDFERALPGPLFAYIQEFRFLPPPLYSEVDPNPDQPTDEHPSCPSR, translated from the exons ATGGTAGTGCCAAAGGCAGCCATTTACCAAACTCAGACCTTCTATGCCAAAGGGAAAATGAAAGAAGTGAAACAGCTTGTCGCCAACTTGCGTGGGGAATCGCTGTCCTCTGGAAAAACTGAGACCTGGAGTGGCAAACAGTTGAAAATTCCACCAGTTTCTCCCTCCATTCTAGACTGTAACATCATCCGTGTGGAATATTCATTAATG GTATATGTGGACATTCCTGGTGCCATGGATTTATTTCTTAATTTACCGCTTGTTATTGGTACTATCCCATTACATCCTTTTGGTAGCCGGACATCAAGTGTCAGCAGTCAGTGCAGTGCGAACATGAACTGGTTGGGACTTGCACTTCCTGAAAGACCTGAAG caCCCCCTAGCTATGCAGAGGTAGTCACGGAGGAGCAAAGGCAGTGTCTCTCACCTGCATCTGCTTGTGATTTTGAGAGGGCGCTTCCAGGACCACTGTTCGCATACATCCAAGAATTCCGTTTCCTACCGCCACCTTTATATTCTGAG
- the ARRDC3 gene encoding arrestin domain-containing protein 3 isoform X1 — protein MVLGKVKSLTITFDCLNDSNVPVFSSGDTVSGRVNLEVTGEIRVKSLKIQGRGHVKVRWTESRNAGSNTAYTQNYTEEVEYFNHKDILIGHERDDDNSEEGLTTIHSGRHEYAFSFELPQTPLATSFEGRHGSVRYWVKAELHRAWLLPVKLKKEFTVFEHIDINTPLLLSPQAGTKEKTLCCWFCTSGPISLSAKIERKGYTPGETIQIFAEIENCSSRMVVPKAAIYQTQTFYAKGKMKEVKQLVANLRGESLSSGKTETWSGKQLKIPPVSPSILDCNIIRVEYSLMVYVDIPGAMDLFLNLPLVIGTIPLHPFGSRTSSVSSQCSANMNWLGLALPERPEAPPSYAEVVTEEQRQCLSPASACDFERALPGPLFAYIQEFRFLPPPLYSEVDPNPDQPTDEHPSCPSR, from the exons ATGGTGCTGGGGAAGGTGAAGAGCTTGACAATAACATTTGACTGTCTGAATGACAGTAACGTCCCCGTCTTTTCTAGCGGGGACACCGTCTCAGGGAGGGTGAATCTCGAAGTGACTGGGGAAATAAGGGTCAAATCTCTAAAGATTCAAGGAAGGGGACACGTAAAAGTGCGCTGGACTGAATCACGGAATGCCGGATCCAACACTGCCTACACGCAAAATTACACCGAAGAAGTCGAATATTTCAATCACAAAGACATCCTGATTGGGCACGAAAGAG ATGATGACAACTCTGAAGAAGGTCTCACCACTATTCATTCAGGAAGGCATGAATATGCATTCAGCTTTGAGCTTCCACAGAC ACCACTTGCTACCTCATTTGAAGGCAGACATGGCAGTGTACGCTATTGGGTGAAAGCTGAATTACACAGGGCTTGGCTACTACCAGTAAAACTGAAGAAGGAATTTACAGTCTTTGAACACATAGATATCAACACTCCTTTGTTACTG TCACCCCAGGCTGGCACAAAAGAGAAGACACTATGCTGCTGGTTCTGCACCTCAGGCCCAATATCCTTAAGTGCCAAAATAGAAAGGAAGGGCTATACACCTG GTGAAACAATTCAAATTtttgctgaaattgaaaactgctCTTCCCGGATGGTAGTGCCAAAGGCAGCCATTTACCAAACTCAGACCTTCTATGCCAAAGGGAAAATGAAAGAAGTGAAACAGCTTGTCGCCAACTTGCGTGGGGAATCGCTGTCCTCTGGAAAAACTGAGACCTGGAGTGGCAAACAGTTGAAAATTCCACCAGTTTCTCCCTCCATTCTAGACTGTAACATCATCCGTGTGGAATATTCATTAATG GTATATGTGGACATTCCTGGTGCCATGGATTTATTTCTTAATTTACCGCTTGTTATTGGTACTATCCCATTACATCCTTTTGGTAGCCGGACATCAAGTGTCAGCAGTCAGTGCAGTGCGAACATGAACTGGTTGGGACTTGCACTTCCTGAAAGACCTGAAG caCCCCCTAGCTATGCAGAGGTAGTCACGGAGGAGCAAAGGCAGTGTCTCTCACCTGCATCTGCTTGTGATTTTGAGAGGGCGCTTCCAGGACCACTGTTCGCATACATCCAAGAATTCCGTTTCCTACCGCCACCTTTATATTCTGAG